The Plasmodium yoelii strain 17X genome assembly, chromosome: 14 DNA segment attttattattttttgtacccataaaaaatataatttaatacattatattaCTACTTTAAATTTATCGTATCAGAAAAACGATGTGGTTTTGTAttgctattttatttttatgattttttacttttttaacTTAGCATACTTGTTTTACCTtcttttatcattttattctgttaatatatataaatattcgcatatgcatatatatttacatatgtgcatatatatttaattaacaTTAAGCATTCATAATATGATCTACTAAACAGTCTATATTTCCATGTtcgtttaaaaaaatgacaatGTTAAAAGCATTCATTGTATACATAtgtttgaatataaaaataatatattcgcctttaaatattaatgagGACAAACTATtcatataggaataaaaaatatacccaaataaatatttcaataaATCCGTCCATATATTTACacttatataaaattttaattttcaaAGAACTAACAAAAAAgcgtatatattatttaatatatattttttatctttaaataAGAGCCATAAAAATTGGATAcaatgaaacaaaaaattcatacatatttataattataatgataatacaAAAGCTTCCaatctatttatatatagtatattgCAACTGTAATggtgtaaaataaataataaataaatattatgcgataatattgaaaaacgATGATTTATGCATTATAttctttaaaataaaaatataagccgaatttttttaaacaaaaacaaaaaatattaaaatgagcttttaataaaactttattatttaatcccatttattaaaacattatttttttgaatacatgcttttgaaatatttttactttaatATTCTCAAGATAGCAGCGTACTTGTGTTTAATGgcaataaatgtatataataataaaagggtatatttatttttttttacatatataaatatatatataatataatatatttttcaaacgtgcatatataaattattcaaaCAATTTTCGTCATTTGATCAACtttttacaaatttatatatttttttttattaaaaaaaaaaataataaatatatcaataaaaataaactagTATAtggcattattatttatatacgtacacctctttttttatatataataaaaaaaaattatacgtATTTACatttacatattataaatgtataagcattaaataatatgcattttgtatattattgattatgatatatataatatattcatattaagAATGCTTTagcatttttatatattttttattttttaaatttattgaggaaaaaataaaaaataagatgGAAATAggagaaaatatatgttcATTGTACATATAAATCTATAACATATAATACCCAATTTTTCCAATATcactattttatttaaaattagtGATTAACCTTTTATTTCATGTGTTAATACATTTGTTTGGATTTTAAACCATTTAAATAAGTATATCACATTAAATCtatatatgatataatttatttttttcccaaACAAttgcatattattatttattgtataaaaattatatatttataataactTTATACATActcttatatttattattattatagcttttatcattttattattttattattttattattttattactttattactttattattttattactttattactttattattttattactttattacttttttacAATTTCTATGTTTATGTGCTTTAAATATTTGTACAAGAATAAATTACATTACATAGAAACTATTATACAttattacataaataaaatatatgtttcaGCATATCATAATCATTTAATACCTTTTGCATTAACTCTAAATACACACAAAAAacataaacatataaaaaaatgagcTGTATAGATGTGAAGCAAGagaatatacaaaatattgataaaaacgtaaatcaaataatttttaaattataattggttatttttcatttacgCTCACAATACTTGTTCAATGTGTTGTGCATATTGTGTATTttcatacatacatatattatttttgttcacCCTTTTAGATTAAAGATGATATAAAAGCTGAtactaataaaaaagaaggaAATAACGAAAACGGGCCAAGGTAATAAAAACATGAATTGATACAACATATGCATCACACGCCCTTTTCATCGCCATGTTATAGATACGCACATATACCTATGTATATTTACAAGCTTTgtattatatgtatgtatatttcttgttaattttttttgcttaGATTTAACAAAAACAATGAAAACGAAGGAAATAATTGGGGTGGTTTGAGAAATGAatctaataaaatttttagaaatacaaataagctaaatgacaataataataataaaagagaTAACTTAATAGATGACAATAATAGGAGATTGGATAAAGATGGTAATTTAGGAAATTtccgaaaaaaatattttaacaaCGAAATGaataatactaataataGCACTGAATTTAACAAAtctaattataataaaaatatgaataattcagaaaatcaaaaatataattttaacagaaattttaaaaataattacaataaaaatagaaacaATTTTAACATGAAACATGGGAATACAAATACAACAAGTGGATTAGGAGATGAAAtgaacaataataatagtgataACAGATTGTCCATGAACAATCCAAGCAACTATGCAAATAGTGAAAtgaatcaaaataattcCAAAATGGGAAACTCCAGCAATTACAATAATTTGCCTGATGGCAATTTCAATAACAATATGAATAACaaaatgttttttaaaaacaataaatttaataaatttggtTCTCAAAATAATACTGATTCttctaataattttaataatataaattttaaggATAACAAACAAAATGTTAATTATAAGAagcaatataataataataatccaATGAACAGAAATATAAGCATGGATGAAAACATGAATTATAGTAATatggaaaatgaaaataatagtgGAATGAATAATTCACCTAATTACAAATCAAAATACGACAATAATAATACCAgtaatgtaataaaaaatgatatgtCTTTTAGAgaggaaaatataaaatactacggaaataatcataattctccaaataataatttaccACCAAATGTAAATATGCACAATAATAACAGCAGTAGGGAACATTCACGAAAtccattttttatgaataataaaaagaataataTGGTTAATGATaatgcaaataaaaataacagaATGATGGATTTTATGAACAATCcagataatgaaaatatgaatCAACCAAATAATACCTACATGCAAAATAACAATTACAATGATGTAAATAATTATtcgaatataaatatatcaaataattatatgaatgataataatttaaaaaaaaatatagattcatctAATTTGCCTCACATGAATGTTATGAGAggcaataataatgatgacgGAGATTTTGTAAAGAGAGAATTtacaaatgaaaataataaccaAAATAACAATCAAAATAAtgtaacaaaaaatacaacCGGTAATATGGATGCtagtacatatattatgaaCGCATTCGCtgcatttaataataattctacaaataatagtaatactAACAATactaataatgataatgacaAAAATGTCATAAATGATTCCAGTAACAACAATTCTAATGATAAACGTTCTGATCACATGAATGCcccaaataataaaagtaacAACAATGGAGATGAAGAATTTGATGAATGGGGAGAATTAGGAGaggataaatatatagacaTTAATTCTattattaaacaaaaaaatgttatattaaATCAACTAGGTGcaaatttaaatgatatgACAAAAAAAGgcaatgataataaaaataaaaaaaaaataaaatcgaaGAAAGATAATCCATTTACACCAGATAATTTAAACATACCAACAACATCACTAGCTAgcgataaaaaaaaaaataaaagaaataaaaataaaaatggaaaaaatgataataatacaaaagaaaataataatatgatagacaaagaaaaaaataagcaaaatgccaataatttagctaataaaaaaaaaacagaaaaaacaGTTAACACAACTAATAATTCCACacaacaaaaaaatgaagaaaagcaattagataatattaataataatcaaTCAAATATCCCCCAAAATAATGAAACTGTAGAAGGTGCTAAAGAAGTTGAAAATACtgaaaataaaaacgaaGAGCCAAAGGAAGAACCTGCCAAACCTTCTAAAgctatatatgtatttaaaaaaaaagaaaacatGCATCCTCTTGAATTTATGAAAAGGCAAATCAAAAGTTTACTTAATAAATTAACTGTGGAAAATTTCCCCATTATAACTGAAAAAATGTGCCAAATTATGGATTCACGTATAAATACTGATGAAATACAAACAGTTGTAAATGAAGTTATTAATAAGGCTGTTTTAGAACATGATTGGTCAGAAATGTATGCCGATCTTTGTCAggtaaaaagaaaaaaaacgaaataatatttttacattattcctatatacgcacttaaatattttcttatCATGTTTATTAGTAAAGCCGaattttgttataatattgTTTATTCACTTATTctatacttattttttttttttttttaggcACTAAAATGGAGATCCCCTAATTTtgagatgaaaaaaaaatcatcCTTTGAAATTGCATTGCTTAAAAAGATTCAAGAAGAGTACGAGAATTTACCTAGTACCTTTGAATCGACTatgaaagaaaaattaaaaaatgatgaaaacgAAGAAGAATTAAGTTTTGCTgaacaaaaacaaaaaaaaagattatTTGGAATAGTAAAATTAATAGGAGAATTATTCCAAAGACAAATTGTATCGATATCTATTGTTATAAGTATTACACATGATTTATTAATAGCATATGATGAACCTAAGGAATATTGTATAGAAGCATTTCTTCAGCTTATTTATTCAACTGGATTTTTTATTgataaaatggaaaaatataaaaatgtattagaTACATGGTTTGGTAGATTAAAAGAATtacaaagaaaaaaaatgtattccAAAAGAATTAAGTTTGTTATACAAGATGTTTTTGATTTAAGATTATCTGAatggagaaaaaaaacacacaAAGATACAGCAAAAGGTTTAAATGAATTAAGATCACAATTAGAAACTGAAGAAATGATGGGAGGCTCAATTCATTTGGCACAATTAGGTAATATTGTTATCGTAGGTGAAAGGCACAATATAAGGAATAATGAGTCTTACTCTAAATATATGCAAGAACAAGAAAGATTGAGcaaattaaatcaaaaaaaataaagttggCATAGAATGTGTTTCTGTGAATGGAACCACACCTAGAAACATATGTGACGCgtatgtttatttatttgggatgaaatgaataataattatacttTCAAAATCTCTGTCCTTAGAAAAttacaaacaaaataattatatacagaatgtatataattttttacgcattttaatttaaaacccataattattataattatagcAGTAATAGTTgcaatatctatatttgcAATCCTATTAATAAGAGTagttaaatattatataattaaaagtTATGATAACCACTGTTTTCATTACCCCcataaaaacataataaaaattcatttgttgtatcatatataaaataataataaaaattatatgtatcAATTATgtgaatttatatatataactcattatgcatattatatacacAATATATGTTGTATATGTGCAAttctaattatatatattatgttgaAGGTGATTATATAcgaacatataaaaataaataaattcaaaaaaataaaacaaatttcATAACttatagaaatatattaaaaaataaatattctgTCACAATACAATAATTTAATGTAtagtaaattattattttttttttaatttatacacTGTGTATATTGATTTCATATAATATGATCATACACGGTGATCAAAACATAAAACTTAcatgttttaaaaaagttttaaaaattatatattaccCACATAGTATACATTTATAGgcaatttaatatatcattgagtatatatattttacttaatacaatttaattttaataaaaaaaatacatatataaacatgccaatatatatgtaattaaaaaagggGATGTAATACACTTAGTGTGATATAGAAATTATAATTAGTAGCTATTTACTATGATATATTGGATTGAGTAAAAAAGCAAAtttgtaataattaataatttttcattttcaaatataataacgaatttatttatgttttattttgcaTAAACTGCACACAATTTGGATGGagctatatatttttttttttaatatcattttatcGTATTACGTTTGAAATGACTCGccatatattttgtatatgaGTCTATTGTCATAATTTTATTCactacatataaaaaatgcatgAATATctgaatatttaattaaattataaagttATTGTTTGAACAAATAATCATATATTGTGTAATGCTAAATCGGAAATATATCTGATATTTAGACATCCtttatataacaaaaaaaataaagtaataataataacaatataaaaaaaataagaaactaaacaataaagataaaatatatagtatttACTATGTAAGAAATAATCAGAGAGGAAATTGATGATAAAATTTCTCAAGTCAAAGGAGTATACTTCGttatttgtttttgtttttgtttttccttttttttcaaattgttCCACCCCTTAGTTGTAAAATCATATGAATTGTTGAGCCAGGTATAACTCTGTAGTCGCTTAGTTTCATATCATCGTGCATTTGTTTCcctttaaaataaaataaaattgaaaatatgaataaattagtgaaaatttcaaaaatattattttaaacacaaaaaaatgaaatataaatgttttattaaattttattaaaattaaaaccTGAGAATATAAGTCTTATTTGTTTCGCATCAATGCCCTCTCTTTCTTCAATAGCCATCTTTATTTGCAAAACGGAACTGGAAGGctcaaaattaaatgattGTCTTTTTCCTGTTAGTGTTTTTACTAATATTTGCATTtttcttgatttttttttttaacttattattatttttatcccCAATTTAAGATAATgactattttttattgttatatttcataatacattttatgaTGTGTATACATTCAGTATGATATATTCCTCTTTTGGCTTAAtgttgctttttttttttataaaatacaatttaattgcaattttcttttttgtaATTCCTTTGTGTTTgtatttatcaaaaaaatatatttctcttttataataaatgataaatatcAATTTTAAGTAACATGTATAAGAATACCTAATAACCTATGTATGCATAATtgtatactatatatataattaaatttactaagtataaaaaaaataaatatcaaggtattataagttttaattttaaattgcttttatttgtttaatgGCAAATCTTGATAAAGTTCCTCGACAGCTTTAATTGCACATACCAATTGCGTATTATTAATCGCAAacatgaatataaaaaaattgaataaattgtaaaaaaaaaaagcaaaaaacaattgaatattatattaaaagaattaagaaaagaaaattatacttttttttttattttattattatgtgtatAATGTGCTAGCATATATACAATACAAAAATTGAATTTTATACCCATCATACATTAATCATATATTTGGGGTTATTATACTCTTTTCATTTACTATTGTTATGTATTGCATATAGTTTAAAAGCAAAATATAGAATTCTACCAAAGGATATAAATTACTTTTTTTGAagttttatgaaaatatatattaaaaaattattattatatttcataagaaaaaatatgcaaaatataaaaataaatttaaagcaTTGCGTTTGCAATAAAACGGATCCACACACAATATATATGGAGCTCTTTAAGGGGGTTCAAAAAGTTTTTATTCTTACTattttatgtaataattGTTTATTACAGTTTTCTCAACTTATAGTAATATctcttatataattatttgtcgattatattataaatttttgaaaatattaacacCTCTTTTTGAAGTATAAATGGTTCAAGAATAGGCGTGATAAACAGTATATTTtctgtatatattattactattatttgttaataaCTTGTTGTTTTTGTCTGCTATTTTATATTGTGATTttatttatcttttattttggTTTCTATGATGTAAACAATAATGTATATGCAATAAATgccaaaaaataattgaaaatgcaagacaataaaatatatctctattgtattttattatgtttttgtCTCGgtatttttctttaatagtaatcacaaaaaaattataaaaaatgggtttttattaaatttcgAGGGatgttattttcttttagCACACATTCATAACTATGCATTTGGTTATACgatatttcttttaattcaCAAAATATCGAAATAGATGAAAGAGTGAAAAAtcataaataagtatataaaacaCTGAAGTTTAaacaatatgcatataatttatttataatttggtAAAATATACAACATATATACACGTTGATTTTAAAATTGTGGCtttctatataatattgaaaaaacataaaacaaaataaattgaagtgttcatcaaaaataaatattttaatgaaaACAAAATAGAAACAGCATTTAGAATTAAGAAATATGCAACCCTATACCAGAATTAATTACTTATGTTGAAAAGAaaatactaataatatttatgatgGTTATAGCaataatagaaataaaaataatagcatAAAATGTTGTGTGTAGTTTAACTGAAATAcgcataaaaaatattaataaaggaaAAATTTGCATGCGTATGTAATTAGACCgtgttttattataattatatatgtttttgtATGTATAGAGAATTTTGTATATTGTGTTGAAATTTCTTTTAAAAGGGGACTTATAATTTCTCTAATCTTTgttatttttcttaaaataaaaatataagacTTGTAAAATCGAActaaatagttatttatataaacgCACACACGTGTAGAAACATATGGATATTATAAccaattaaaataaaatgtatttttcatattaattgAGAATATAACCAAATGGCTACCCATTACGCCCttatcacaaaaaaaaaaaaaaaaaaatatatatacatatattgtaaaaataCTGAAAACATCTGTAAAAAgaagcatataaataaaaacaaaaatttaaTAGCTTCACGCTTTTTGTTCTTAAATCATTATGAGAAACATTCTAATATtgtagaattaaaaaaaaaaaaaaatttattcgaagtatttaaaaaaaaaaaaaaataagtgtTATAAGCAAcatatataagaaaaatttCCAAATTTACTTTTACTtcgaatattttataaatttatgaatGAATACATCtatatgcataaaaatgTAGCACTTTTATTTCATGAGCTCATTATAAGAATTGTTCTGATACATTAATTTCAATTgcttaatttttatttaaaccAATTTTGTTCacaaaaatttttaatgGATGTTGCTAATGCAACACACCTATAAAATCATACTTttgatattaatatatatttttaaataattatatttattcgtATATATTTGATGCAAACATATTGTAACTACAATTTAGTGTAaaggaataataatattgttatatttatatatatttattatttgcagatcgaaaaaaaacatatatttacgaaatttttatgtatatttttaaaaaaattatattatttttctttaaaaaatatatataacaaaacaCAGTGACATACTCATTGAATAcgcttatatatatatgtacagtTGTTTCTCCATTTTGTGCTTTGAAGAATTGTTATCACGTTCATTCGATtgttcataaattttattcatatatagaCACCCATAGACGCATGATACGTAggaatataaagaaaaacaaGAGTGATAAATATACAGGAAAATAAATTTCCATTTACTCTTTATCCGTTTCAACAATGAATGAAACAAATGTTGGAACAGACATagaagaaaagaaaaaacacATAGGAAAAGAAGGGAAACATAAATTCTC contains these protein-coding regions:
- a CDS encoding ubiquitin-like protein nedd8 homologue, putative, with product MQILVKTLTGKRQSFNFEPSSSVLQIKMAIEEREGIDAKQIRLIFSGKQMHDDMKLSDYRVIPGSTIHMILQLRGGTI